DNA from Chloroflexota bacterium:
CGTAACATATAATTGATTATTTGATTGCATTCCAAGTAATTCAAAGTTAAATCAGTAGATATGAAAAGACTGTTGCTATTTATAGGCATTAGCGTAGTAGTAATCGGTATATTAATTGTCTTTTCTTCTACCTCATATGCTCTTGATGAAAATGATTGCCTTACGTGTCATGGCAATGAGAACCTCACCAAAGCCAACGGCGAAGGCAAAACTGTTTCGCTGTATGTCAGTGAAGAACTTGTCAATACTGCGGCTCACCGATTTATAGATTGCACAACCTGCCACACCGCTGATCCACACGATGTTGACACACCATTGACCAAGCTTTCTCTCGCCGAAAAATGCGGGACCTGCCATGAATACGAATACAAGTTACACCAAAGCAGTATCCATGGGGAGCAGCTGGCTAAAGGCAACCCGGATGTAGCTACCTGTGTAGACTGTCACAGTACAACTAATAATCCACATAGCGTTATCCGCGTATTGGAATACAATGCACCGGCTTACAAGAAGAATATCGCCCAGACCTGCGCCTCGTGCCATAGCAATAAAGAGCTTATGGCGGACTACGGTATTGTAGAAAAGGTATATGAATCCTATATGCGGAGCTTCCATGGCAAGGCAATCCAACTCGGTACATATGAAGTAACTCAGCTTGATAAAGCAACCTGTACTAACTGTCACGGGGTTCATGACATCAAGAGCGCTCAAGACCCCAGCTCCCCGGTAGCCGGGTTGGAAAATTTGGCCGTTACCTGCGAACAATGTCATCCAGGAGCAGGTGTTGAATTCGCCAGGAGTTTCCTCGGTCACAAAGAAGCTTCACCTCAGAATGTAGGCGCAGCATATTATACCGAGAGGTTCTTTACTATCCTTCTGGTCACAGTCGTGGCTTTTGCGGTTATTATCGTTGTTATGGCTATCGTAAGGTTTTCAATTAACCGGTGGAGGGAATAAGCATGGCGGCAATAACAAGCGCGGTCGCGTTGACAAGGGTTGAAGAAGAACAAATAAGGCGCTTCGACATTAATCAAATAGTTCAGCATTACGGCTTAATGTCCAGCTTTATATTGCTGGCGGTAACGGGACTGCCACAGAAATTTAATGAATGGGCAATCAGTCAGTGGTGGGTAGGTCTTTGGGGGGGATTTGAAGTCTTGAGGGCAGCTCACCGCTTCGCGGCCTGGGTAATCATTATCATTTGCCTTTATCACCTTGTATACATCTTGTATTCAACGGTCATTCTTAAAAGACCTTTCCCGGTTAAAATGATTCCTCTTCCACAGGACTTCGTTAAATTCTTCCATGAAATCTCCTATTTCCTGGGATTCAGAAAAGGGAAACCTGAATTTGACCGCTTCAACTGGAGGGAAAAGTTCGACTACTGGGCAATATTCTGGGGCATGCCGGTGATGGCTGGCTCGGGCTTCATAATGATGTACCCGGTATTCTTTACCAAGTTTCTGCCGGGCTGGATAGTCCCCTCCGCTCTCATAGCGCATGGCGATGAGGCCATACTTGCTGTAACCTGGATATTTCTGGTACACATATTTTTTAACCACTTTAAACCAAAGATATTCCCCATAAACACTTCCATATTTACCGGTAAAGTCTCCAAAGAGCGGTATCGTGAAGAGCATCTCTTAGAATACGAAGGACTACTCAATAAGGAACAGGAAACAGCGAGTTGACGTACCTCAAAGAGATTTTCGACGATTGGCTTACAAGAGCCGCTTCTATCAACTTTGTTCTGATTGTAGCGGTTGTTTTATTTAACCTCTTCTCCGATTTACCGGAGAAATACCCCCTTTTTGGTGTTATTGTCTATTCCATGGTGCCAGTTCTCTTTATCAGTGGAGGCATCATCTTCGTTCTGGCAATACTTAAAATCCGACCCGGAAGTGGAAATTGAAACAGTACAGACGATATCGCGAAAAACTGATTTTCCTTATGACCGCAGGGGCTATCGGAATTATTTTACTGGTAATCGGCGGGTACCAGTTGCTTGAGTTTACCGATTCAACGGCCTTTTGCGGCAGGCTCTGCCACGACGTAATGTACCCGGAGTATACGGCACATCAAGCGTCCCCACATTCCAGAGTATCCTGCTCCGAGTGTCATGTCGGTTCAGGGGCTGATTATCTGGTAAGGTCAAAAGTTAGCGGCACTCCTATGTTATTTAACACCCTTGCCGGAATTTATCACCGCCCAATACGAACTCCGGTAGAAAACCTCCGCCCGGCGCGTGAAACCTGTGAACAGTGTCATCGCCCGGATAGATTTGCCGGTGACCTTGTCCGTGTCCACACCACGTATGATATCGATGAGGCAAATACGGAGCAAGTTGATACAAGGGTACTCAGGGTTGGTGGAGGGGAGTTAGAGACCGCCCGTGACATCCACTGGCATATTGCAGCCCGCGTCTGGTACGTTCCTCTCGATAGAGAACGACAAGAAATCGCGTGGGTTGGTGTCGAAGATACAGATGCGCAACTAACGGAGTATATTGACCCACAAAGACATTCAGAAATAACTGCCGAGCTTATTGAAGGTGAGAGACGCCTTATGGATTGCATGGATTGCCACAATCGTGCAACCCATATATTTAATTCTCCTGAAGAACTGGTAGATGCCGCGCTTGCCCAGGGTAAGATAGACAGAGAATTGCCCTACATAAAACGGGAAGCGCTTGAGGCTCTGGAACCGCCCAGTTTGAGCCTGGCTGAAGCAAATGCAAGAGCTGAAGATATCAAAGAATTCTACCGTGCTAATTACACAACAATCTATAACGAAAAAGTAACCGTTATCGAACAGACCGTGGAGGAGGTCAAAGAGATTGCCCGACTTACTACATTTCCTCACATGAAAGTCTCATGGGAAACCTATATCGATAATTCAAGTCATCTGGAATCGCCCGGGTGTTTTAGATGTCACGGCAAGTTGGTAGAAGCAATTAGTGACGAAAAGGAAGGCGAAGTCATCAACGCCGATTGCGACTTTTGTCATTACTTCGAGCTGGAATAATTAAATTAGGGTATTTTTCCCGAAGAAATAGGTATAAGTACTCATAGTACGCTCTTATCCAGGTTTGCTAGTATAAAATGACGAACTAATTATGTATATTATTCAGCGTGTTTTTTAATTGAAAGGGGGCGAATAATGAAGCTTAGCAGTGTCACCGTACGCCTGTTGTTTGGAGTAGTCTTATTGCTAATGATCACGTCGCTGATAGCCTGCGGAGCGCCGCAGGGACCAGCCGGACCACCGGGACCGCCTGGACCAGCGGGATCAGCCGGACCACCGGGACCAGCTGCACCAACCGAAGAACCCGCTGAGCCTGAGGTAGCTGTAGCCGTTAACGCTGGAGATGACCAGGCGGGAGAGCCAGGAGATACGGTTACCCTGAAAGTTAATGTTGAAGTTAACGATGGCTCCACAGTAGAAAGTTATACGTGGGCCCAGACCTCGGGAGTAAAGGCCAGCATCAGCGGCGGTGACTCTGATACAGCAATGGTTAAATTAGGAGACTCCGCAGCATATAAAGAAGAACTGATTGGAGGTCTCCGCATAGTTGACCGCTTCACGGTTCAGGCAATCAACCCGCATTCTTTAGAAGCCGCCGAGGTAACAACATTTAAAGTTACCGTAAAGACAAGTGGCGGGGAGTACAGCGATACGGTTAACGTAGCGGCAGACTTGCCTTACGTGTGGAACCCGGGCATTTCCAATGTACCCAAAGGTCTGACAGTTCTTCTCCACGGCAAAGAACAGAGCTCATATAGCTGGACCGTGTCTTCGCCCAGTGGCTCTGCGGCTGCTCTAGAAGACGCTTCGAGCCAGAACCCCTCATTTGTTCCTGACGTGGCTGGCAAATATGTTCTTTGGGAGAGCACCAGTCGCGCCCATCTTAATGTTTACGCCGGAACCTGGACAGGAGCCATAACCGGCCAGAATAGCGATGGCCGTCCCTTATCCGATGATTGTACTATCTGCCACAATGGAACCATCGCTGAAGACCAGTTCACCGCCTGGCGGGAATCCGGGCACGCCGAAATATTCACTCAAAATATAAATAACCCAAGTGGTCACTGGAGCGAGAGCTGTGCCGTTTGTCATACTGTCGGCTACAGCCTGGACGCGGCTAACGGCGGTTGGGACGAGGCCAAGGAGGCCGAAGGCTGGGTCGTGCCACCACATGGCGAGGTTGGCCTCTGGACCGAAATACTGGCCGACTATCCTGAGACGGCGCAACTGTCCAACATCCAGTGCGAAAGCTGCCACGGGCCGAACAACTCTGCACTTCACGGCAATGGCCAGATTGATGCTGAGAGGGTAAGTCTCTCGTCCGAAGTCTGCGGGGTGTGTCACGGTGAACCGGCACGTCACGGGCGCTACCAGCAGTGGGAAGAAAGTCTCCACGCCAACACCGAACTGGCCACGGAGCGCTTCGACAATGCCAGTTGTGCCCGCTGCCATACCGCTCAAGGCTTCCTTGCCTGGCTGCCGCAGCTTAACTCCGGTGATTCGGGCAGTCTCAAAGCCGAGGTTACCTGGACCGCCGACACCGTGGAGCCGGTTACCTGTGCCGTCTGTCATGACACCCATGACGTCGGCAATATAACGGGTGAACCGAACGACGTGAACCTGCGTGTAACCGGTAACACGGCTATGCTGCCGTCAGGTTTCCAGGCACTGGGCGTGGGCAGGGGTGCCCTGTGCATGACCTGCCACAACACCCGCAATGGTGAGCGTAACGACATTGCCATGGCCACACAGGACGACCGCGCACCGCATGTCGCTGCACAGGCTGACGTCCTGATGGGTGAGAATGCCTACTTCGTGACCACGGGGGCCCGGTCACCGCATTCCTACATCGAGAACACCTGCACCACGTGTCACATGGTACTTTCGCCACCGCCAGCGGAGTTCAGCTATAACCTGGGTGGCACGAACCACTCCTTTGAGCCCAGCCTTGAGATATGCGCTGATTGCCACGGCGAATTCAATGGCGGCACCCTCATGGAAGCCACCGAAGGGAAGATGGAGGAGCTCAAGGAAGCCATCGAGGCAGCACTTCTAGCTGAAATCAGGACCCAGGTTGACGCAGGTAACACCTTGACGTTGGTAGGGTTCGGAGAAGGTGATACTGATGTGGATATCACCGCTGCTAGCTCAATCAGTCACGTAGAACTTCTTGAGTCTCATGGCCGCCAGGCTATGGATATCACAGTGGATGGTATCACGTATGAGCACATCAGGATTATCTCGGATACCTTGATGAAGGATGCAGC
Protein-coding regions in this window:
- a CDS encoding cytochrome b/b6 domain-containing protein, translating into MAAITSAVALTRVEEEQIRRFDINQIVQHYGLMSSFILLAVTGLPQKFNEWAISQWWVGLWGGFEVLRAAHRFAAWVIIIICLYHLVYILYSTVILKRPFPVKMIPLPQDFVKFFHEISYFLGFRKGKPEFDRFNWREKFDYWAIFWGMPVMAGSGFIMMYPVFFTKFLPGWIVPSALIAHGDEAILAVTWIFLVHIFFNHFKPKIFPINTSIFTGKVSKERYREEHLLEYEGLLNKEQETAS
- a CDS encoding NapC/NirT family cytochrome c, with the translated sequence MKQYRRYREKLIFLMTAGAIGIILLVIGGYQLLEFTDSTAFCGRLCHDVMYPEYTAHQASPHSRVSCSECHVGSGADYLVRSKVSGTPMLFNTLAGIYHRPIRTPVENLRPARETCEQCHRPDRFAGDLVRVHTTYDIDEANTEQVDTRVLRVGGGELETARDIHWHIAARVWYVPLDRERQEIAWVGVEDTDAQLTEYIDPQRHSEITAELIEGERRLMDCMDCHNRATHIFNSPEELVDAALAQGKIDRELPYIKREALEALEPPSLSLAEANARAEDIKEFYRANYTTIYNEKVTVIEQTVEEVKEIARLTTFPHMKVSWETYIDNSSHLESPGCFRCHGKLVEAISDEKEGEVINADCDFCHYFELE